One stretch of Pomacea canaliculata isolate SZHN2017 linkage group LG1, ASM307304v1, whole genome shotgun sequence DNA includes these proteins:
- the LOC112574618 gene encoding uncharacterized protein LOC112574618 isoform X3, which translates to MAAHIFTGLTTLETAQSVFLQMAAENFLVTWTTLAMETVIQDLIVDHQQQVTGVVHKVLECLTRSLKEMKLSCPGLAGHSVTVPSVSSSHVTVSQIFQRLSSVQEFCQWKVQDVDFMKTIAVLSLHHSSAKIRQLLLQTLLHVYNYMQPECQTEFLNKTFLHPLLCLVKEGHVEKGLEIATAVLDSGVSLPLKAIMTLQDLQQLPHDVLLGRQLHEDESTPSATAALCNVEATTPTTTAIPSNSAISPSNILIPATLIDATTASGTDSTTDSQDVSTAALSDSVTAALSERRRLIKLTPCILRSLKQKSNSLGITQLLGSGCVSMNDAEWPVLVSRWPQGIGPVVVNNAHLVTSLLQLLQDSDCPALSLADNISVMESLLLIMGRSQLDSKLYSQTGAAFLATLNQVKKMQSILDSRVEHILEGLMVQLERHLVAIQWEVRDTALEIIRSLIQSHPEPWLQKVMQAKNLLPQAWACIQDGESYTRASAINLASALRSAQGWWQCFLEGCKMTETMIVKKVIEVLEEDTEAFARRSAVEFLSTVFASSSDCVPLHFVHTGALSDLGLLICSALGRVLEDFDWEVKVKALRFWERAAMPVLGRKSGNCDADSSRECDGAVESTPLHEVHPHKRKKIDSNIPIHRGLHVLLRAGFGEALCAGLEDYDSSVKELAFSILLRFRDHLQTLEDYSPPKAARMDVGCADQCASFADLAQSTNRSFTHKEYKDWDHVEAFLNKTQSVIATKTSSMFETSADEYEQRPSSLLEDIMAAIKMAQLAADAAASSEDEFDNGEDIFVDCY; encoded by the exons ATGGCAG cACACATTTTTACTGGTTTGACCACACTGGAGACAGCCCAGAGTGTGTTCCTTCAGATGGCTGCTGAAAATTTCTTGGTTACCTGGACAACATTAGCCATGGAAACAGTTATTCAAGATTTAATAGTTGATCACCAGCAACAAGTCACAGGCGTGGTGCATAAGGTTCTGGAATGTTTAACaagaagtttaaaagaaatgaaacttaGTTGTCCTGGCTTAGCTGGTCATTCAGTCACTGTTCCAAGTGTCAGTAGCAGTCATGTGACTGTTAGTCAGATCTTTCAACGGCTCAGCAGTGTGCAAGAATTCTGCCAATGGAAAGTGCAGGATGTGGATTTTATGAAAACTATAGCAGTTCTCAGCCTACATCATTCTTCAGCAAAGATCAGACAACTCTTACTGCAGACTTTGCTTCATGTTTACAACTACAT GCAACCTGAATGCCAAACAGAGTTTCTGAACAAAACTTTCCTGCACCCACTGCTGTGCCTTGTCAAGGAGGGTCATGTGGAGAAAGGCCTTGAAATTGCCACAGCAGTTCTAGACAG TGGCGTTTCCTTACCTCTAAAAGCAATCATGACTCTTCAAGATCTGCAGCAGCTGCCACATGATGTCCTGCTTGGAAGGCAGCTGCATGAAGACGAAAGCACTCCTTCAGCTACAGCTGCACTTTGTAATGTTGAAGCAACTACTCCAACAACAACTGCAATACCAAGTAACTCAGCAATATCTCCATCAAACATATTGATACCAGCCACACTGATTGATGCAACAACAGCTTCAGGTACAGACTCAACAACTGATTCTCAGGATGTGTCAACAGCTGCACTTTCTGACTCAGTAACAGCTGCTCTGAGTGAGCGTAGGAGACTCATCAAGCTGACACCATGCATCCTCCGTTCTCTAAAGCAG AAAAGTAATTCACTGGGGATTACACAACTTCTTGGGAGTGGTTGTGTCAGCATGAATGATGCAGAATGGCCAGTACTGGTGTCAAGATGGCCACAGGGTATTGGACCAGTTGTGGTGAATAATGCTCACCTGGTCACTTCACTGCTGCAGCTACTTCAAGACAGTGACTGTCCAG CCCTCAGCCTAGCTGACAACATCTCTGTGATGGAAAGCTTGTTACTGATTATGGGACGTTCTCAGCTGGACAGCAAG CTTTACAGCCAGACTGGTGCAGCCTTTTTGGCAACCTTAAACCAGGTGAAGAAGATGCAGAGCATCCTGGATTCACGGGTAGAGCACATCTTAGAGGGCCTGATGGTGCAGCTGGAGCGGCAtcttgtagccattcagtggGAAGTTCGCGACACGGCCTTAGAGATTATTCGAAGCTTAATACAGTCTCATCCTG aGCCATGGCTTCAGAAAGTTATGCAAGCGAAAAACTTGCTGCCTCAGGCATGGGCATGCATCCAGGATGGAGAGAGCTATACAAGAGCAAGTGCCATCAACCTTGCCTCTGCTTTAAGATCTGCACAAGGATGGTGGCAGTGCTTTCTGGAGGGCTGCAAGATGACAGAG ACTATGATTGTGAAGAAAGTCATTGAGGTGCTGGAGGAAGACACAGAAGCTTTTGCAAGACGATCAGCAGTGGAGTTTCTGTCAACAGTCTTTGCATCTTCCAGCGATTGTGTGCCTCTTCACTTTGTGCACACTGGAGCTCTCTCAGACCTGGGCCTTCTTATCTGTTCAGCTCTTGGAAGGGTGCTGGAGGATTTTGACTGGGAAGTGAAGGTCAAGGCATTGAGGTTCTGGGAGAGAGCAGCAATGCCAGTGCTTGGGAGGAAGTCAGGTAATTGTGATGCAGATTCTTCAAGGGAATGTGACGGAGCTGTGGAGAGCACACCATTGCATGAGGTGCACCCACACAAACGCAAGAAGATTGACAGCAACATCCCCATTCATCGAGGACTACATGTTTTGTTAAGGGCTGGCTTTGGAGAAGCTCTTTGTGCTGGACTGGAAGATTATGACAGTTCGGTCAAGGAGCTTGCATTTAGCATTCTTCTGCGATTCAGGGATCATTTGCAAACACTGGAGGATTACTCACCTCCAAAGGCAGCCAGAATGGATGTTGGTTGTGCAGATCAGTGTGCAAGCTTTGCTGATTTGGCACAAAGTACCAACAGGAGTTTTACTCATAAAGAATATAAAGATTGGGATCATGTGGAAGCTTTCTTGAACAAGACACAAAGCGTTATTGCCACTAAAACTTCCAGCATGTTTGAAACTAGTGCAGACGAGTATGAACAACGCCCCTCTTCCTTATTGGAGGACATCATGGCTGCCATCAAAATGGCACAGTTAGCTGCAGatgctgctgcttcttctgaagATGAATTTGACAATGGAGAAGACATTTTCGTAGACTGTTACTAG
- the LOC112574618 gene encoding uncharacterized protein LOC112574618 isoform X2 has protein sequence MSYLPASVIILALGMAGHLVTITPVPDSLWQVVTALYEAVLTCNAVSNSSVGAAYFNSLTALSRSIMGYKWLQEHEAHIFTGLTTLETAQSVFLQMAAENFLVTWTTLAMETVIQDLIVDHQQQVTGVVHKVLECLTRSLKEMKLSCPGLAGHSVTVPSVSSSHVTVSQIFQRLSSVQEFCQWKVQDVDFMKTIAVLSLHHSSAKIRQLLLQTLLHVYNYMQPECQTEFLNKTFLHPLLCLVKEGHVEKGLEIATAVLDSGVSLPLKAIMTLQDLQQLPHDVLLGRQLHEDESTPSATAALCNVEATTPTTTAIPSNSAISPSNILIPATLIDATTASGTDSTTDSQDVSTAALSDSVTAALSERRRLIKLTPCILRSLKQKSNSLGITQLLGSGCVSMNDAEWPVLVSRWPQGIGPVVVNNAHLVTSLLQLLQDSDCPALSLADNISVMESLLLIMGRSQLDSKLYSQTGAAFLATLNQVKKMQSILDSRVEHILEGLMVQLERHLVAIQWEVRDTALEIIRSLIQSHPEPWLQKVMQAKNLLPQAWACIQDGESYTRASAINLASALRSAQGWWQCFLEGCKMTETMIVKKVIEVLEEDTEAFARRSAVEFLSTVFASSSDCVPLHFVHTGALSDLGLLICSALGRVLEDFDWEVKVKALRFWERAAMPVLGRKSGNCDADSSRECDGAVESTPLHEVHPHKRKKIDSNIPIHRGLHVLLRAGFGEALCAGLEDYDSSVKELAFSILLRFRDHLQTLEDYSPPKAARMDVGCADQCASFADLAQSTNRSFTHKEYKDWDHVEAFLNKTQSVIATKTSSMFETSADEYEQRPSSLLEDIMAAIKMAQLAADAAASSEDEFDNGEDIFVDCY, from the exons ATGAGCTATCTTCCAGCATCAGTGATCATCCTGGCTCTAGGGATGGCTGGACATTTGGTTACAATAACGCCAGTTCCTGACAGTCTATGGCAGGTGGTGACAGCTTTATATGAAGCAGTTCTGACTTGCAATGCTGTTAGTAATTCATCAGTAGGAGCTGCTTACTTCAACAGTCTGACAGCCCTAAGCAGAAGCATAATGGGATATAAATGGCTCCAGGAGCATGAGG cACACATTTTTACTGGTTTGACCACACTGGAGACAGCCCAGAGTGTGTTCCTTCAGATGGCTGCTGAAAATTTCTTGGTTACCTGGACAACATTAGCCATGGAAACAGTTATTCAAGATTTAATAGTTGATCACCAGCAACAAGTCACAGGCGTGGTGCATAAGGTTCTGGAATGTTTAACaagaagtttaaaagaaatgaaacttaGTTGTCCTGGCTTAGCTGGTCATTCAGTCACTGTTCCAAGTGTCAGTAGCAGTCATGTGACTGTTAGTCAGATCTTTCAACGGCTCAGCAGTGTGCAAGAATTCTGCCAATGGAAAGTGCAGGATGTGGATTTTATGAAAACTATAGCAGTTCTCAGCCTACATCATTCTTCAGCAAAGATCAGACAACTCTTACTGCAGACTTTGCTTCATGTTTACAACTACAT GCAACCTGAATGCCAAACAGAGTTTCTGAACAAAACTTTCCTGCACCCACTGCTGTGCCTTGTCAAGGAGGGTCATGTGGAGAAAGGCCTTGAAATTGCCACAGCAGTTCTAGACAG TGGCGTTTCCTTACCTCTAAAAGCAATCATGACTCTTCAAGATCTGCAGCAGCTGCCACATGATGTCCTGCTTGGAAGGCAGCTGCATGAAGACGAAAGCACTCCTTCAGCTACAGCTGCACTTTGTAATGTTGAAGCAACTACTCCAACAACAACTGCAATACCAAGTAACTCAGCAATATCTCCATCAAACATATTGATACCAGCCACACTGATTGATGCAACAACAGCTTCAGGTACAGACTCAACAACTGATTCTCAGGATGTGTCAACAGCTGCACTTTCTGACTCAGTAACAGCTGCTCTGAGTGAGCGTAGGAGACTCATCAAGCTGACACCATGCATCCTCCGTTCTCTAAAGCAG AAAAGTAATTCACTGGGGATTACACAACTTCTTGGGAGTGGTTGTGTCAGCATGAATGATGCAGAATGGCCAGTACTGGTGTCAAGATGGCCACAGGGTATTGGACCAGTTGTGGTGAATAATGCTCACCTGGTCACTTCACTGCTGCAGCTACTTCAAGACAGTGACTGTCCAG CCCTCAGCCTAGCTGACAACATCTCTGTGATGGAAAGCTTGTTACTGATTATGGGACGTTCTCAGCTGGACAGCAAG CTTTACAGCCAGACTGGTGCAGCCTTTTTGGCAACCTTAAACCAGGTGAAGAAGATGCAGAGCATCCTGGATTCACGGGTAGAGCACATCTTAGAGGGCCTGATGGTGCAGCTGGAGCGGCAtcttgtagccattcagtggGAAGTTCGCGACACGGCCTTAGAGATTATTCGAAGCTTAATACAGTCTCATCCTG aGCCATGGCTTCAGAAAGTTATGCAAGCGAAAAACTTGCTGCCTCAGGCATGGGCATGCATCCAGGATGGAGAGAGCTATACAAGAGCAAGTGCCATCAACCTTGCCTCTGCTTTAAGATCTGCACAAGGATGGTGGCAGTGCTTTCTGGAGGGCTGCAAGATGACAGAG ACTATGATTGTGAAGAAAGTCATTGAGGTGCTGGAGGAAGACACAGAAGCTTTTGCAAGACGATCAGCAGTGGAGTTTCTGTCAACAGTCTTTGCATCTTCCAGCGATTGTGTGCCTCTTCACTTTGTGCACACTGGAGCTCTCTCAGACCTGGGCCTTCTTATCTGTTCAGCTCTTGGAAGGGTGCTGGAGGATTTTGACTGGGAAGTGAAGGTCAAGGCATTGAGGTTCTGGGAGAGAGCAGCAATGCCAGTGCTTGGGAGGAAGTCAGGTAATTGTGATGCAGATTCTTCAAGGGAATGTGACGGAGCTGTGGAGAGCACACCATTGCATGAGGTGCACCCACACAAACGCAAGAAGATTGACAGCAACATCCCCATTCATCGAGGACTACATGTTTTGTTAAGGGCTGGCTTTGGAGAAGCTCTTTGTGCTGGACTGGAAGATTATGACAGTTCGGTCAAGGAGCTTGCATTTAGCATTCTTCTGCGATTCAGGGATCATTTGCAAACACTGGAGGATTACTCACCTCCAAAGGCAGCCAGAATGGATGTTGGTTGTGCAGATCAGTGTGCAAGCTTTGCTGATTTGGCACAAAGTACCAACAGGAGTTTTACTCATAAAGAATATAAAGATTGGGATCATGTGGAAGCTTTCTTGAACAAGACACAAAGCGTTATTGCCACTAAAACTTCCAGCATGTTTGAAACTAGTGCAGACGAGTATGAACAACGCCCCTCTTCCTTATTGGAGGACATCATGGCTGCCATCAAAATGGCACAGTTAGCTGCAGatgctgctgcttcttctgaagATGAATTTGACAATGGAGAAGACATTTTCGTAGACTGTTACTAG
- the LOC112574618 gene encoding uncharacterized protein LOC112574618 isoform X1, producing MTATMGIQKELFLSNLPETLEALCDSQSALQDDTILHRLLDLIKEFVCSPEDISSGGLLTFLKTVKSRMSYLPASVIILALGMAGHLVTITPVPDSLWQVVTALYEAVLTCNAVSNSSVGAAYFNSLTALSRSIMGYKWLQEHEAHIFTGLTTLETAQSVFLQMAAENFLVTWTTLAMETVIQDLIVDHQQQVTGVVHKVLECLTRSLKEMKLSCPGLAGHSVTVPSVSSSHVTVSQIFQRLSSVQEFCQWKVQDVDFMKTIAVLSLHHSSAKIRQLLLQTLLHVYNYMQPECQTEFLNKTFLHPLLCLVKEGHVEKGLEIATAVLDSGVSLPLKAIMTLQDLQQLPHDVLLGRQLHEDESTPSATAALCNVEATTPTTTAIPSNSAISPSNILIPATLIDATTASGTDSTTDSQDVSTAALSDSVTAALSERRRLIKLTPCILRSLKQKSNSLGITQLLGSGCVSMNDAEWPVLVSRWPQGIGPVVVNNAHLVTSLLQLLQDSDCPALSLADNISVMESLLLIMGRSQLDSKLYSQTGAAFLATLNQVKKMQSILDSRVEHILEGLMVQLERHLVAIQWEVRDTALEIIRSLIQSHPEPWLQKVMQAKNLLPQAWACIQDGESYTRASAINLASALRSAQGWWQCFLEGCKMTETMIVKKVIEVLEEDTEAFARRSAVEFLSTVFASSSDCVPLHFVHTGALSDLGLLICSALGRVLEDFDWEVKVKALRFWERAAMPVLGRKSGNCDADSSRECDGAVESTPLHEVHPHKRKKIDSNIPIHRGLHVLLRAGFGEALCAGLEDYDSSVKELAFSILLRFRDHLQTLEDYSPPKAARMDVGCADQCASFADLAQSTNRSFTHKEYKDWDHVEAFLNKTQSVIATKTSSMFETSADEYEQRPSSLLEDIMAAIKMAQLAADAAASSEDEFDNGEDIFVDCY from the exons ATGACTGCAACTATGGGAATTCAAAAAGAGCTTTTCCTCTCAAATCTCCCAGAAACCTTGGAGGCATTGTGTGATTCCCAGTCTGCACTACAAGATGATACCATTCTCCATCGGCTGCTTGACCTAATCAAAGAGTTTg TTTGTTCTCCAGAAGATATCAGCAGTGGTGGTCTTCTCACATTTCTCAAGACAGTGAAGTCCAGGATGAGCTATCTTCCAGCATCAGTGATCATCCTGGCTCTAGGGATGGCTGGACATTTGGTTACAATAACGCCAGTTCCTGACAGTCTATGGCAGGTGGTGACAGCTTTATATGAAGCAGTTCTGACTTGCAATGCTGTTAGTAATTCATCAGTAGGAGCTGCTTACTTCAACAGTCTGACAGCCCTAAGCAGAAGCATAATGGGATATAAATGGCTCCAGGAGCATGAGG cACACATTTTTACTGGTTTGACCACACTGGAGACAGCCCAGAGTGTGTTCCTTCAGATGGCTGCTGAAAATTTCTTGGTTACCTGGACAACATTAGCCATGGAAACAGTTATTCAAGATTTAATAGTTGATCACCAGCAACAAGTCACAGGCGTGGTGCATAAGGTTCTGGAATGTTTAACaagaagtttaaaagaaatgaaacttaGTTGTCCTGGCTTAGCTGGTCATTCAGTCACTGTTCCAAGTGTCAGTAGCAGTCATGTGACTGTTAGTCAGATCTTTCAACGGCTCAGCAGTGTGCAAGAATTCTGCCAATGGAAAGTGCAGGATGTGGATTTTATGAAAACTATAGCAGTTCTCAGCCTACATCATTCTTCAGCAAAGATCAGACAACTCTTACTGCAGACTTTGCTTCATGTTTACAACTACAT GCAACCTGAATGCCAAACAGAGTTTCTGAACAAAACTTTCCTGCACCCACTGCTGTGCCTTGTCAAGGAGGGTCATGTGGAGAAAGGCCTTGAAATTGCCACAGCAGTTCTAGACAG TGGCGTTTCCTTACCTCTAAAAGCAATCATGACTCTTCAAGATCTGCAGCAGCTGCCACATGATGTCCTGCTTGGAAGGCAGCTGCATGAAGACGAAAGCACTCCTTCAGCTACAGCTGCACTTTGTAATGTTGAAGCAACTACTCCAACAACAACTGCAATACCAAGTAACTCAGCAATATCTCCATCAAACATATTGATACCAGCCACACTGATTGATGCAACAACAGCTTCAGGTACAGACTCAACAACTGATTCTCAGGATGTGTCAACAGCTGCACTTTCTGACTCAGTAACAGCTGCTCTGAGTGAGCGTAGGAGACTCATCAAGCTGACACCATGCATCCTCCGTTCTCTAAAGCAG AAAAGTAATTCACTGGGGATTACACAACTTCTTGGGAGTGGTTGTGTCAGCATGAATGATGCAGAATGGCCAGTACTGGTGTCAAGATGGCCACAGGGTATTGGACCAGTTGTGGTGAATAATGCTCACCTGGTCACTTCACTGCTGCAGCTACTTCAAGACAGTGACTGTCCAG CCCTCAGCCTAGCTGACAACATCTCTGTGATGGAAAGCTTGTTACTGATTATGGGACGTTCTCAGCTGGACAGCAAG CTTTACAGCCAGACTGGTGCAGCCTTTTTGGCAACCTTAAACCAGGTGAAGAAGATGCAGAGCATCCTGGATTCACGGGTAGAGCACATCTTAGAGGGCCTGATGGTGCAGCTGGAGCGGCAtcttgtagccattcagtggGAAGTTCGCGACACGGCCTTAGAGATTATTCGAAGCTTAATACAGTCTCATCCTG aGCCATGGCTTCAGAAAGTTATGCAAGCGAAAAACTTGCTGCCTCAGGCATGGGCATGCATCCAGGATGGAGAGAGCTATACAAGAGCAAGTGCCATCAACCTTGCCTCTGCTTTAAGATCTGCACAAGGATGGTGGCAGTGCTTTCTGGAGGGCTGCAAGATGACAGAG ACTATGATTGTGAAGAAAGTCATTGAGGTGCTGGAGGAAGACACAGAAGCTTTTGCAAGACGATCAGCAGTGGAGTTTCTGTCAACAGTCTTTGCATCTTCCAGCGATTGTGTGCCTCTTCACTTTGTGCACACTGGAGCTCTCTCAGACCTGGGCCTTCTTATCTGTTCAGCTCTTGGAAGGGTGCTGGAGGATTTTGACTGGGAAGTGAAGGTCAAGGCATTGAGGTTCTGGGAGAGAGCAGCAATGCCAGTGCTTGGGAGGAAGTCAGGTAATTGTGATGCAGATTCTTCAAGGGAATGTGACGGAGCTGTGGAGAGCACACCATTGCATGAGGTGCACCCACACAAACGCAAGAAGATTGACAGCAACATCCCCATTCATCGAGGACTACATGTTTTGTTAAGGGCTGGCTTTGGAGAAGCTCTTTGTGCTGGACTGGAAGATTATGACAGTTCGGTCAAGGAGCTTGCATTTAGCATTCTTCTGCGATTCAGGGATCATTTGCAAACACTGGAGGATTACTCACCTCCAAAGGCAGCCAGAATGGATGTTGGTTGTGCAGATCAGTGTGCAAGCTTTGCTGATTTGGCACAAAGTACCAACAGGAGTTTTACTCATAAAGAATATAAAGATTGGGATCATGTGGAAGCTTTCTTGAACAAGACACAAAGCGTTATTGCCACTAAAACTTCCAGCATGTTTGAAACTAGTGCAGACGAGTATGAACAACGCCCCTCTTCCTTATTGGAGGACATCATGGCTGCCATCAAAATGGCACAGTTAGCTGCAGatgctgctgcttcttctgaagATGAATTTGACAATGGAGAAGACATTTTCGTAGACTGTTACTAG
- the LOC112574677 gene encoding uncharacterized protein LOC112574677 isoform X2, with translation MKEWMVVLCQICLPSPKKGGYVQHDGNGQQAFAEGRQISVFEVLNQKLLAFGIPRFTFGQFVFEPIVSVGFLLAGLLFGISGLLFAGLLYFVVRWSQTGGGFSGLGGQQHGAPPGNDGNPPGAGRRGGGTFGGGSEGYRLGRS, from the exons ATGAAGGAGTGGATGGTCGTCCTGTGCCAAATCTGCTTACCATCACCCAAGAAGGGC GGCTATGTGCAGCATGATGGCAACGGACAGCAGGCTTTTGCAGAAGGCCGACAGATTTCAGTCTTCGAAGTACTGAACCAAAAACTCCTTGCTTTTGGCATTCCACGATTTACTTTTGGACAGTTCGTATTTGAGCCTATTGTATCTGTTGGATTTCTTTTAGCAGGACTACTTTTTGGTATTAGTGGACTCCTGTTTGCTGGGCTTCTGTACTTCGTAGTTAGGTGGAGCCAAACTGGGGGTGGATTTTCAGGACTAGGTGGACAGCAGCATGGTGCACCGCCAGGCAACGATGGAAATCCTCCTGGagcaggaagaagaggaggagggacTTTTGGAGGTGGCAGTGAGGGATACAGACTTGGGAGGtcctag
- the LOC112574677 gene encoding uncharacterized protein FAM241B-like isoform X1 yields the protein MVRILSNGDIVPDDDPRAQAAGSRGNSAGDNSNRPRQGYVQHDGNGQQAFAEGRQISVFEVLNQKLLAFGIPRFTFGQFVFEPIVSVGFLLAGLLFGISGLLFAGLLYFVVRWSQTGGGFSGLGGQQHGAPPGNDGNPPGAGRRGGGTFGGGSEGYRLGRS from the exons ATGGTTCGAATTTTGAGTAATGGCGACATTGTGCCAGATGATGATCCGAGAGCTCAAGCCGCTGGTTCACGAGGAAACAGTGCTGGTGATAACTCAAACAGACCTCGGCAG GGCTATGTGCAGCATGATGGCAACGGACAGCAGGCTTTTGCAGAAGGCCGACAGATTTCAGTCTTCGAAGTACTGAACCAAAAACTCCTTGCTTTTGGCATTCCACGATTTACTTTTGGACAGTTCGTATTTGAGCCTATTGTATCTGTTGGATTTCTTTTAGCAGGACTACTTTTTGGTATTAGTGGACTCCTGTTTGCTGGGCTTCTGTACTTCGTAGTTAGGTGGAGCCAAACTGGGGGTGGATTTTCAGGACTAGGTGGACAGCAGCATGGTGCACCGCCAGGCAACGATGGAAATCCTCCTGGagcaggaagaagaggaggagggacTTTTGGAGGTGGCAGTGAGGGATACAGACTTGGGAGGtcctag